In Thermococcus camini, a genomic segment contains:
- a CDS encoding ABC transporter ATP-binding protein, with protein MAEPVLKVENLKKYFPIKRGFIDTIKGAPQKKVHAVDGISFEIYKQQVFALVGESGCGKSTTGKLIVKLLEPTDGRIYLEGNDVTHVKTKEEILNYRRHVQMIFQDPFSSMNPRFRIFDILEEPLLIHGIGETKAEREELIYKALEMVKITPPEDYVGRFPHMLSGGQRQRVAIARALILNPTFVVADEPVSMLDVSIRAEVLELMKELKEKMGVTYLYITHDMSTARYFADWMAVMYLGRIVEMGPVEKVIDNPLHPYTRALLAAVPEPKPERRNVIKELPIKGEVPNAVDIPPGCRFHPRCIYAQKGLCDTKHPQLVEYEHNHFAECHLVGKY; from the coding sequence ATGGCCGAGCCGGTACTTAAAGTTGAAAACCTCAAGAAGTACTTCCCCATCAAGAGGGGATTCATAGACACGATCAAGGGTGCCCCGCAGAAAAAGGTTCACGCCGTTGACGGCATAAGCTTCGAGATATACAAGCAGCAGGTCTTCGCCCTTGTCGGTGAGAGCGGCTGTGGTAAATCAACCACCGGAAAGCTCATCGTCAAGCTCCTCGAGCCAACGGACGGAAGGATATACCTCGAGGGCAACGACGTCACCCACGTCAAGACCAAGGAGGAGATACTCAACTACCGCAGGCACGTGCAGATGATATTCCAGGACCCATTCAGCTCGATGAACCCGAGGTTCAGGATATTCGACATCCTTGAGGAGCCGCTGCTCATACACGGCATCGGTGAGACCAAGGCCGAGCGCGAGGAACTCATCTACAAGGCCCTCGAGATGGTCAAGATAACCCCGCCGGAGGACTACGTCGGCAGGTTCCCGCACATGCTCTCCGGCGGTCAGAGGCAGCGTGTGGCTATAGCCAGGGCCCTCATCCTCAACCCGACCTTCGTCGTCGCCGACGAGCCTGTCTCGATGCTTGACGTGTCCATCCGTGCAGAGGTCCTCGAGCTGATGAAGGAGCTCAAGGAGAAGATGGGCGTCACCTACCTCTACATCACCCACGACATGTCCACCGCCAGGTACTTCGCCGACTGGATGGCGGTCATGTACCTCGGAAGAATAGTCGAGATGGGGCCGGTCGAGAAGGTCATCGACAACCCGCTCCACCCGTACACAAGGGCCCTCTTAGCGGCCGTTCCGGAGCCCAAACCGGAGCGCAGGAACGTTATCAAGGAGCTGCCCATTAAGGGTGAGGTTCCCAACGCCGTTGACATACCGCCCGGCTGTAGGTTCCACCCGAGGTGCATCTACGCCCAGAAGGGACTCTGCGACACCAAACACCCGCAGCTCGTCGAGTACGAGCACAACCACTTCGCCGAGTGTCATCTCGTCGGCAAGTACTGA